A single window of Solanum dulcamara chromosome 5, daSolDulc1.2, whole genome shotgun sequence DNA harbors:
- the LOC129890652 gene encoding agamous-like MADS-box protein AGL29: MSKGRQKIEMKLVESKDARYVTFSKRKLSLFKKANEFSTLTGADVGILLISPSGKPYSYGSTSIEKITDKFLEWKLENPHVVDQADGGKTNVFRVFDDLREELQIMNEKEKSRKIRNKILHPNLETSPDKHRLEKLVELKLRLENIKMEAKNNILAEPFKFDMNVVPNQDEGESSGTQ; encoded by the coding sequence ATGAGTAAGGGTAGGCAAAAGATTGAAATGAAATTGGTTGAATCTAAAGATGCACGTTATGTtactttttcaaaaagaaaattgagcTTGTTTAAGAAAGCTAATGAATTTTCAACTTTGACAGGAGCAGATGTTGGCATTCTCCTCATTTCACCTAGTGGAAAGCCATATTCGTATGGGTCCACTAGTATTGAAAAAATTACTGATAAGTTTCTTGAATGGAAACTTGAAAATCCCCATGTTGTAGATCAAGCTGATGGGGGAAAAACAAATGTCTTTCGGGTATTTGATGATCTCCGTGAAGAATTACAAATAATGAACGAAAAGGAAAAAAGTCGAAAAATAAGGAATAAGATCTTACATCCTAATTTAGAAACATCGCCTGACAAACACAGATTGGAGAAATTGGTAGAACTCAAGTTGCGGTTGGAGAATATAAAAATGGAggcaaaaaataatattttggcTGAGCCATTCAAATTTGATATGAATGTTGTCCCTAATCAAGATGAGGGGGAGAGTTCTGGAACTCAATAA